Within the Strix uralensis isolate ZFMK-TIS-50842 chromosome 30, bStrUra1, whole genome shotgun sequence genome, the region ttaggTGGAGCTAggggttttcttcccctctttccaTTTTGTAGTGAGAATTATCTCATCCTACACCTGAAGCAGAGATcattctgcatttaaaatattcaattttCAGGAACATTCATTCTTATGCTGTATTGAACCAGTGGACCAAGTTCTTCAGTTTggcagcatatttttttcctttggtgttgGTCAGGCATCTCGGGGCAGGTTTTATCCCCCTGAAAGCAtctgttgggggtggggggggggggtggggggcagatcAGCTCTGAAAAATCCCACCTGAAGGCACAGGGACCTGCCTTGTGAACTTCAGCTGTGGATTAGTCGTTCTTCTTTGGCAGCTGTACTGACacatcctgggtatcttccttggaggagtctggggctgctACCCGGGATCTCATGTCCCTAAAACACCGGTCAGAAGAGACCAGGGGATGCCTGGGAGTAGCCCTGGGTGAATCctggaggtgagagctttccccaaaagataaaaaatatttcaggtggctttcttggaggagtctgggcctGCTgcctgggatctcaggtccctgaagcagggctcaagacagtcTGGGACATGAGCTCAGCTGAAGCCTAGCATGATGTTTCAAGTtcagataaaaatgcaaatgtttcctGGTCATTTATTCTTGCATCTCTTTGAAACAAGGGCAGTTGAGCCAGCTGCATCGAATTTATGAGGACTGTCTGATCTCGGCTGTGTTTGTATGAGGGAGCTGAACTATTCTCAGCAGGGTTCTTGCAGTTTGCTCTAATGTTTGCCGTTATGTGTGACTTTGTACTGCTGGTCAGGATGACTGAAAAAGATAATAGGCTGGTAGCTGAGTTAGTTCTCTGTGCTTTAAATGATCTTGATAAAGTAGGTGCGTATATAAAATTATCCTGTAATGTGACCACAGAGAGCTGGGGCGAAAGATGGTAACGTTTCACTAATGGGAATTCTCTTGTGTGCGTGGTTTTTTAATAATCTTGTCACTTCTACACAATGCGTATTTCTCAGTATGCGTACCGTACTTTTTCCTACTCTAATATAAGCAGTTATTGTTAAGGccacagaaaagtatttaaacGAAGGCAGGGAAAGACATGACAAGCTGCTGAGGTAcctaggaagaaaacaaaagagaccGCGCTAGTCTGCAGGGCTTTCCCAACAGGTTGAATACTCTATAACCATTGTTCAAAACTTGTGGAGTAACCAAATGCAAGCGTGGACTGAGGTTTCTGTGTCTCTCCGAACCTGTATGGGAAGGTCTGTCGTACGCTGGCAACAAATACAATGCTCTCTAGAAGAGCGCAACGCCACTTTACCTGTGATCATGCTTTGTGCTATTTCGTGCCACAGGCGCTGGTTCAGTTGTGATTTGGGACGAAGGTCAGCTGTAGACTGGGGCAATTCAAAAGTAGCGTTTAGGTGTTCCTGGGAATTGTTCCATCCAGCTGCTGACTGGGCTTAATTTGGCTGGGTTAACGAGTTTAATGGAGTGGCATCCGGGATAATGCTTGTATAGAAGGTAGGTGCTTTGTGCTGAATGACACAAAAGATGGAAATTAACATTAGAATCATGTACAAATTGAGTCAGGTAAAACAAATTTATTGCTTCATCAAACAAGAGTCCACAAGAATATACTATAATTGACAAAGAGATTTTATGCTTAGTGTTGAGACTGGGTGTGCTGTTTGAAACGAATGACTtcagaagatgacatttttaaattaagtactTTTGCTTTTATGTTGTACAAAGAGATGAACTTAGATCCTAGACAAAGCCTGTAGTATACTATTCAGAACACACTTTGTTTAATACTTTGCAAAAGTCACTTGTTCACTCTAGTGACAACCTTAAGTTAGCACTGCAGTTTTCTTAAACGGCTGCTGTAAAGAAGCTGCTGTTACTGGTTTGTTTAACACTCCTTGTCAGCATAAACCCAATAATGGGATAAAAGTTAGAATTTACTGTTGTTGCAAGACTGCTTTGCTGTACTTTATACTGCTTTGCTTTCATTTACCAGTGACCGTTGTTACTATCACAGTAGTAATTTCTGCTTGGTATTAATGAAGAGATTGCTCGATAGTCTCAACTGtgtaagaaacaaaaacagaTTAGTGAAACTCCCATTGTTTAGATCTGTTATCCAAAATTATATCAGAAGTGACTTTAAGATGCTTAGCAAGGCTACCCTGTCTTATTTTAGTGTGCTTTCATACGACAAACAATTGTTTGTGCAGACAATTTGTCTTTGACCGAGTGGTAGAAGGATGCTGCGGTGCGACACAGCGCCATATTTTTGGTCCCCTTTTAGTGCAGCTTTGTGCTAATCCATCAGGGTGTTAGTTCAAGTgtggtaaaataaaatttttgtgtAAAGAGAGTGTAGTTTTCCTTGTTCCACAAGCCTTCAGATGTACTAACGGCCACCAGATGTGACAGAGTAATGGAGACGCTTACCAGGAGTGCTTGCTGAACACACAGACTGCAGCACAACTGTCTGGCTTTGAGACAGAACATATTTAAGATACATCTCCAAATGGCGCATGAAATATGCTGTGATTACTGATCTTGTAATGCTGCTTAAACATGTTTCTGAGCACTTCTGTGTAGGTATGTCCTTCATGGCTGCTGTTATGTTGGATTGTCAGTGTTTGAAACCATTAAGTGGCTTCTCAAAAGGTGGAGTAGGTGACTTTGGGCACTTCACGAGAGAAGCCGTCTCCAGCCAACGCAAAGGTTTGCAGAAGCAGACTCCACGGAGAAGTACTagtctgtcttttgtctttcCTCAACTTAAAACTAGGGAGAGTTTGAGGGGAGCTGGGGTCGGAGGACAGGCTTACGCAATGTCCTAGAGGAAACTGTTAGGAGTGAAGAGGGGTTCAGATTGCCTGTGCCCTCGTGGGAGTCCCGAAACTTAAAGCTGAGGTGCTTACCTTTGCCCAGTGACAGGAAGGAAAGGCGTGTGTGTGTCCTCCCATCTCTTTCTGGGAGGGCTGCTGGTATGTGCCTATctgcacaaagaaatgaaaaactcAGGAATTCTTCTGTAAGGCAGCTCCTCTAACCAAGGGCTTGGGCTTTTGGAGATTCTTTTTGTTGTTCCAAAAAATAAGTGAAGCTTACTCTTCCTTTACACAGTTTATAGATGCAAGTGTTGAAGTGCTCTAAGtctttttttgaggtttttctccccccaaaaaattgTAGAAAAAGTTCCTTTCAGAATAAAGTGACTGTTTTGCTGGCAGTGTTTTCTAACTTGCTGTCTTAGGATAAATTTTTAGTCACAGAAACTCCTTGAACCTTTAGATCTGAGGAGCGTGCTAATTTTTGTCTCGGTAGGTCCCTTTTCTTACCCACTCCTGCCTTATGAAACCTCTCTGGAAATGAACCACCAGCAAAACAGAGCCATGGGAGCGTGGGCACTGCAGTGGACCCTTCGCTGATGTTCAGAGGAACCACCGTTAGAAATAACACCTCCGTTGCACTTGGTCTTATTTATTCTGGCCTCCTCACCGTGTCTGAAGGGGGTTTTTCCTTTTCACCGTGTCTGAagggggtttttcccccccccaactAATCTTTTGATACAGGCCATCACTGAATTTGTTTCTTCAACATGAACCCCCTGTGTTATTTAGCTGCTAACTCTGAAGAAGTTTAGGAAAATACAATTAGCTGTTAAGTTGTTATAAGCACATCGATGAATTTACCTTAAAGGTTGCAAGGGATGACTGCTCTAGAGAGAGATGGTTGTGATGGCTTAAGGAATAGGTTGCAATTATTCTGTGGAACCTAGGAATTTCGTTCTCTGTATTAGGTGTGCAGAGAACTGTGACCATCAATTACTgcttattttattctatttaagGCAAAGCTTTGACTTTTCTGGACCTTATTATTTTCACTTGGTGAGTTTTATTTCTTGTCATACTTAATTGCCTTTCAGAGTTCAGAAGGGTATCCTTGAATCATTGCGCATTGGCTTAGCACTGCAATAGGTTGTACTGGCAGCTGGTTCATGTAATAAGTGCCAGTACATGGTTCTTTTCACGTGTATGTACTTTGGCTGTGGTATAACACCTTTTATACATAGGCACGATGTTCCTAAAGGGGAAACAAACACATCTTTGTGTACGTGCACAGCTGTGTGTatggtgtgtgtggtggggaCAGGGAGAAGTAAGGGGCGAGATAGTCAATATTGAAAAGTACTTTGAGTTCGCTCGCAGGCTGACATGGGCTTGCTGATGTCACCCCGATCCTTGACTCACATGTGAATGacatcccaggaaaaaaaaattccagtaatACCCTGACAGTCAATGTAACGGTGAGTGTACAAGGAAGTTTGTACGGTAACAGGGAAAAATATATCCCATTATTCATATGATGCACTGTcttgtttctgcttcctttcctttttattcttcccCTCTGCTAGTTTACTTGTGTGCTTTGTAGTACTTCAGATGAATGATTCTGTAACTTGATAAGGGAAGTAATAATTTGTCATTTGTTTTCCACAAGAGAGAAGCCACTTCGGGCAGTAAAATTTTTTTGCAGCCCAGCTTGAAACTATGTATAATTATTGACTAGGTTTGTGAGAGTGATATCTCCAGCTTTCTATGTGTACCTACTGCGATCGCATGGCAATTATTACAAAAACCTGTTTGattaaaaatcaaacaatgaAGTTCTTCATTATtgtgttttctctaattttcaaGTCTCTTAGGCATCACTGTGTAACtatgaaattaagatttttttgaTGTAGTTTGCCCTGTAATTCTTGTAGAAATGAGGAATTTGAACCTTTGTCCAGTGCTGGTGAAGAGTggaaattaatctaatttaattaggggagggggggacagggcagagctggagcatTCTATAGCCCCCTTGGGGACATtgtcctgcccctggggacatTGTCCTGCCCTCAGGGACGCCGTCACCGGCTCACTGTAGCAGAGGTTCGAGCAGACGAGGTCTCGCTGCCAGGGCTGCCGCGAGCCCAGCACGTAAGCTTGCTTCAGCAAGCGCTTGGCGGCTGCAAAATCCCCCAAACTCAGCAGGACCTGGGTGACAGAGCGGGGGGCACCCAACGCCGGGAAAAAGCTCCTGAGCCCCCCAGTAAGCACCCACCTGGGCCATGCTGCCGCAGCACCCGCTCTTCATCCCCTTCCCTTTCAAATTCCGGGCGCAGTCGCGTGCCCGGGCCAGGCAACGCAAAGCCACGGAGTGTTTGCCCTCCCGCAGCTGGATGTGCCCCAGGTTGAAGTAAGCGCGGTAAAGAGCCTCGTAGAGCTGACCCTGCCCGCAAACAGAGCCACCGCTGCTGCCGGATTTGCCCCAAAAAGCCCCTcgctgcccaccctgcccgccCTTACTccaagagaaaaatgctttttttgatGTAGTGGTCGCATTTAGCAGGTTCCTTCAAGCCATCGTAGACCAAACCCAAGTTGAGGTACAACCGGCTCCTCATCTCCGTTATCTCCCGGTGTGTCACGCTTCCTGCGGATAAAAAAAAACCACCGGGAGCTGTTGAAGTTCCCCCAGGGAAGGGACCGGGCCAGCTCCAGGTGTTGCCGTTGGTgctggaaagggggaaaagagagagcTGAGAGGCCCCCACCAAGCGTTTCGGTGCCCCCCCTCAAATCTCTGAGCCCCACTTTCAGCGCTGCCTCGTAGCTCTCCAGCTCGGCCAGGCGCTCCCCGATTTTGCAGAGAGCCACGGTGCAGCTCAAGTCATCGCCGGCACCCTCCAGCAACCGCAGCTCCTGCCGATGCTCCTCCAAAGCCTCCTCATAGCGCCCTGACAGCAACTGGGGGAGGTTAGAATTGAGGGGGGGGTTAAAAGCGGGGTGGGGGTTGTGGGGGGGCCGTGAAGACTCGCCATGACTGGCCAAAATCTCGCAGAGCCGGTTACAAACCGCCGCCTCTTCCACCAGGTTCCTGCCACGCTGCGCCTTCTCCTTCGCCTTCTGCAGCTctggggagggttggggggggggcggtggggttCAGCCTGGTGtgaccccccacacacacagccGTGCCCCACCCTGCGTGTACCCCAACACCCCCGCGAGGGACGCGCCCCAAAAGCAACCGGTGCCCAGGGCCTGGCCCTCAGCTGGgggcggggtgggaggggggttggGGTGTCTCTCTGCAGCTCCCCCACGGTGTGTTCCCCCACCCCGAGGGGGGGTTGTTGAgagggccgggcggggggggggggggggaaggggatcATGACATGGGGCGGAAATGGGGGGGATGGAAATGGGGGGATGTGTGGAAATGAGGGGGGAGATGGAAATGCCGGGCATGGAAAAGGGGGGGACATGGAAATGGAGCAGGGGGGGAGCACCGAGGGACCGGGGCAGCGTGAGGGAAaccggggcgcggcgggggtgAGTGTGAGGAGCCGCCTGAGGGGTCCCGGGAccgggggggtctctgggggaCTCCGATGCGGGGGGGCAGTCTGGGGAGCCCCGGGCCGAGgcggggggtctctggggggccCCGTGTGGGCCCCGGACTCACGGCGGATCTCCCGCTCGGCGCTCATcccccgccgctgctgccgccacagccgcccgccgcccgccgcccgcctcgccgCCATTGGCCCGCACTCCACCAATCCGAGCGGGGAAAGGCGGGACACAACTGCTCCCATTGGTCAATATGGGAGATGAACCCGCCTCCCCGGGCGGGGACTACCGCGCCCGGCCTGTGGCGGCGCCCGGCCTGTGGCGGCACCCGGCCGCAGGGGATGACGGGAAGTGTGGCGGCGCCCGACGCAGGGGATGACGGGAAGTGTGGCGGAACCCTCACCCCGGCGGAAGGACGCGGTGCTCCCAGTGCACTCCGGtggctcccagtgctccccagtaccACCAGCCCagtactcccagtgcccccca harbors:
- the LOC141935949 gene encoding tonsoku-like protein isoform X2 gives rise to the protein MSAEREIRQLQKAKEKAQRGRNLVEEAAVCNRLCEILASHGSVTHREITEMRSRLYLNLGLVYDGLKEPAKCDHYIKKSIFLLESC
- the LOC141935949 gene encoding uncharacterized protein LOC141935949 isoform X1; this encodes MSAEREIRQLQKAKEKAQRGRNLVEEAAVCNRLCEILASHGSVTHREITEMRSRLYLNLGLVYDGLKEPAKCDHYIKKSIFLLEVSSTRLFTALTSTWGTSSCGRANTPWLCVAWPGHATAPGI